In one window of Senegalia massiliensis DNA:
- a CDS encoding S8 family serine peptidase has protein sequence MSKQTGEGVKVAIIDSGINMTHKIFKNTRVKGCSLKLNSKEEIIISKNFDDNIGHGTATAGIIVRKAPNVELFIIKIFQEKLKCNHRILVKAIEVAINKDVDIINLSLGTTEEKNLKEIKRIINIAEENKINIISSESNTGHVSYPASLKNTIRVGGGDVRGKFNFYYQRDSLGDRFICRGDRQKLCWTVPEYIFLDGTSFAAPHMSACVSLLLDYGIKTEDIKKTLIFLSNKNIKELKYTNSLMYRVLKKENIKWIKQATVFPFNKEMHSLLNFKELLDFKIKNVCDIKGKGTKGKDTGMIIRGKENGLLIQTKFKEAIKDSDTVILGHLEKISNIYNEDILFKYLKISIESGKNVFSFSSLTNKKYSKLLELAKKNNQIIKYPLINEDNWKEYEDYYRYIKNEKIKVPILGIFGTSSNQGKFTTQLAIRNKLQEYNYKVGQIGTEPHSELFGIDETFPLGFQGDIKIPIDNYISYLDYIIKKVALKKPDIIIAGSQSGIIPYGIYTIPRDNYTLPSIAFLMGINADAYILTVNPSDSLKYIEESLKALEFIGKGKVIAISMGRISKKKVGFNTSELIINEKISADDYFIKKNKIENKFNIPVFDTYYNNDVYNLVEHIIHSLSYSQGLKEVSKSE, from the coding sequence TTGTCAAAACAAACGGGAGAAGGGGTTAAAGTTGCTATAATTGACAGTGGGATTAATATGACACACAAAATTTTTAAAAATACAAGAGTAAAAGGATGCTCACTTAAATTAAATTCAAAAGAAGAAATTATAATTAGCAAAAATTTTGATGATAATATTGGACATGGAACCGCAACCGCAGGTATTATTGTAAGAAAAGCTCCAAATGTAGAATTATTTATTATAAAGATTTTTCAAGAAAAATTAAAGTGTAATCATAGAATATTAGTAAAAGCTATTGAAGTAGCAATAAACAAAGATGTAGATATAATAAATCTAAGCCTAGGAACTACAGAAGAAAAAAATTTAAAAGAAATAAAAAGAATAATTAATATTGCAGAAGAAAACAAAATTAATATAATCTCTTCAGAATCAAACACAGGCCATGTTAGTTACCCAGCATCTCTTAAGAATACAATAAGAGTAGGAGGTGGAGATGTACGAGGTAAATTTAATTTTTATTATCAAAGAGACTCATTAGGAGATAGATTTATTTGTAGAGGAGATAGACAGAAGCTTTGTTGGACTGTACCAGAATATATCTTTTTAGATGGTACAAGCTTTGCCGCACCACATATGAGTGCTTGTGTATCATTGTTATTAGACTATGGAATAAAAACAGAAGATATTAAAAAAACTTTAATCTTTTTATCAAATAAAAATATAAAAGAGTTAAAATATACAAATTCATTGATGTATAGAGTTTTAAAAAAAGAAAATATTAAATGGATAAAACAAGCGACGGTTTTTCCTTTTAATAAAGAGATGCATTCCTTGTTAAACTTTAAAGAGCTATTAGATTTTAAAATAAAAAATGTATGTGATATTAAAGGTAAAGGAACAAAAGGCAAAGATACAGGAATGATTATAAGAGGTAAAGAAAATGGTCTACTGATTCAAACTAAATTTAAGGAAGCTATTAAGGATAGCGATACAGTTATTTTAGGACATTTAGAAAAAATTAGTAATATTTATAATGAAGATATATTATTTAAATATTTAAAAATTTCTATAGAATCAGGTAAAAATGTTTTTAGCTTTAGCAGTTTAACAAATAAAAAGTATTCAAAATTATTAGAATTAGCTAAAAAAAATAATCAGATAATAAAATATCCATTAATAAATGAAGATAATTGGAAGGAATATGAAGATTATTATAGATACATAAAAAATGAAAAGATAAAAGTTCCTATATTAGGAATATTCGGAACAAGCTCAAATCAGGGAAAATTTACTACTCAATTAGCAATAAGAAATAAACTACAAGAATATAACTATAAAGTTGGTCAAATAGGTACTGAACCTCATTCAGAGTTATTTGGGATAGATGAAACTTTTCCATTAGGTTTTCAAGGGGATATCAAGATTCCTATAGATAATTATATATCGTATTTAGATTATATAATTAAGAAAGTTGCTTTGAAAAAGCCAGATATTATTATAGCAGGATCTCAATCAGGGATTATACCATATGGTATATATACTATACCTAGAGATAACTATACTTTACCTAGCATTGCTTTTCTAATGGGAATAAATGCTGATGCGTATATTTTAACTGTTAATCCATCAGATTCACTTAAATATATAGAAGAGAGTTTGAAAGCACTTGAATTTATAGGAAAGGGAAAAGTAATAGCAATATCTATGGGAAGAATATCTAAGAAAAAAGTTGGTTTTAACACTAGTGAATTAATAATAAATGAAAAAATTAGTGCTGATGATTACTTTATTAAAAAAAATAAAATAGAAAATAAATTTAATATTCCTGTTTTTGATACTTACTATAATAATGATGTATATAATTTAGTTGAACATATTATACATTCTCTATCTTATTCTCAAGGTTTAAAGGAGGTAAGTAAAAGTGAATAA
- a CDS encoding CPBP family intramembrane glutamic endopeptidase produces the protein MSYKINIMLWIIIMIFSLFLYTILEFFLHKKNFLSKNSLLWSSQWAFLWGSILFIVLIFIIPGEYKPWRNILYIKEAIKHIFSWISGILIFYFLTDQNLNGTAAAHSWNSSEFYYFSFVVPIFEEILFRGIILMSLLNMFPILKYEEPFVMISSLLFSVFHINYEREFKFNRNSILRFIMIFIVGNAIGYLVLLTSSLWMSILMHILINLTGSIYFNVKKKRIRVQ, from the coding sequence ATGTCATACAAAATTAATATTATGTTATGGATAATTATAATGATTTTTTCACTTTTTCTCTATACAATTCTAGAGTTCTTTTTACATAAGAAGAATTTTTTAAGTAAAAATAGTTTGCTTTGGTCTAGTCAGTGGGCTTTTCTTTGGGGTTCTATATTATTCATAGTACTTATTTTTATAATTCCTGGTGAATATAAACCTTGGAGAAATATTTTATATATCAAAGAAGCCATTAAGCATATATTTTCTTGGATATCAGGAATTTTAATATTTTATTTTTTAACTGATCAAAATCTAAATGGTACTGCTGCAGCTCATAGTTGGAATAGTTCAGAATTCTATTATTTTTCTTTTGTAGTACCTATTTTTGAAGAGATTCTATTTAGAGGTATTATTTTAATGAGCTTGCTAAATATGTTTCCAATATTGAAATATGAGGAACCATTTGTAATGATAAGCTCATTATTATTTTCTGTGTTTCATATTAATTATGAGAGAGAATTTAAATTCAATAGAAATTCTATATTGAGATTCATTATGATTTTTATTGTGGGAAATGCTATAGGTTATCTAGTTTTACTCACATCATCACTGTGGATGAGCATTTTGATGCATATTCTCATTAATCTTACTGGCTCTATTTATTTTAATGTAAAGAAGAAAAGAATAAGGGTGCAGTAG
- a CDS encoding phosphopantetheine-binding protein codes for MNKDSIKRKLKKVLINILNLEMSEDEIADKELLFEGKLGFDSLATIRVVFAIEDEFDIEIEDEELSVDLFESIETLGEYIYNKLFINC; via the coding sequence GTGAATAAAGATTCAATAAAAAGGAAACTAAAAAAAGTTTTGATTAATATTTTAAATTTAGAAATGAGTGAAGATGAAATAGCTGATAAAGAATTGTTGTTTGAGGGGAAACTTGGATTTGATTCATTAGCTACTATAAGAGTAGTATTTGCTATAGAAGATGAATTTGACATAGAAATAGAAGATGAAGAACTTTCAGTAGATTTGTTCGAAAGTATAGAGACTTTAGGAGAATATATATATAATAAATTGTTTATAAATTGTTAA
- a CDS encoding radical SAM/SPASM domain-containing protein, which translates to MKGLNLLLTEDCNLQCKYCFEGLDKRKKTMDFETAKKSIDMLISDKENNKILNKSIYYNIAFFGGEPLLNFKLMKEILKYTKSLEIKGEREFLFSITTNGTIMNKEIFEFLVENKVGVLLSIDGSKKTHNLNRITKSGSGSYNLIEKNMHYFLDYQNILKNSIQVRHTATKETVKYLYMDIKSLFDLGFKKVNFDLDITENWTDIEGRELEHELNKLAKYYKEIIIQNDKKDIFVFNQTMKRIIKPNTKSYCGAGTVMYTIDADGNKYLCARLLEKKYRIGDVHNIQNAQHISNNLIYDYNQHECKDCDLFGVCYKCIALNENNTGSFYRVNGLFCFYQRTIINLMRKILDELYLENSDFFRKKFVENKEHAI; encoded by the coding sequence TTGAAAGGTCTAAATCTTTTATTAACGGAGGATTGTAATTTACAGTGTAAATATTGCTTTGAAGGGCTGGACAAGCGTAAAAAAACAATGGATTTTGAGACTGCTAAAAAATCTATAGATATGTTGATTAGTGATAAAGAAAACAATAAAATATTAAATAAATCAATATATTATAATATAGCTTTTTTCGGTGGTGAACCATTATTAAACTTTAAATTAATGAAAGAAATTCTAAAATACACAAAATCACTAGAGATTAAAGGTGAAAGAGAATTCTTATTTAGTATAACTACTAATGGTACTATAATGAACAAAGAAATATTTGAATTTTTAGTAGAAAATAAAGTAGGGGTTCTTTTAAGTATCGATGGTAGTAAAAAAACACACAATTTAAATAGAATTACAAAATCTGGTTCTGGATCATATAATTTGATTGAAAAAAATATGCATTACTTTTTAGATTATCAGAACATTTTAAAAAACAGTATACAAGTACGTCATACGGCTACTAAAGAAACAGTAAAATATCTTTATATGGATATTAAATCTTTATTTGACTTAGGATTCAAAAAAGTTAATTTTGATTTAGATATAACTGAAAATTGGACAGACATTGAGGGTAGAGAGTTAGAACATGAACTTAATAAATTAGCTAAATATTATAAAGAAATTATCATTCAAAATGATAAAAAAGATATTTTTGTATTTAATCAGACTATGAAAAGAATAATTAAACCTAATACTAAATCCTATTGTGGCGCTGGAACTGTAATGTATACTATTGATGCAGATGGGAACAAATATTTATGTGCAAGGTTACTAGAAAAGAAATATCGTATAGGAGATGTCCATAATATTCAGAATGCACAGCATATTAGTAATAACTTAATATATGACTATAATCAACATGAATGTAAAGATTGTGATTTGTTTGGTGTATGTTATAAATGCATAGCTTTAAATGAAAATAATACTGGGAGTTTTTATAGGGTTAATGGATTATTTTGTTTTTATCAAAGAACTATAATAAATTTAATGAGAAAAATATTAGATGAATTATATTTAGAGAATTCAGATTTTTTCAGAAAGAAATTTGTTGAAAATAAAGAACATGCAATATAA
- a CDS encoding helix-turn-helix domain-containing protein gives MFETYDLKNFGARIRKIRKSLGYSQTQVSTETGVHRDTLRRIENGNNIVTFDTLNKLSMFFKKDLFHEIAHYNTNRNLLNYYEKIDDIISSYDYDKLINISNDFEVNFKDKSPSDFSLYEGGVIEQFRLIVKGIEKLIKKDQDNKKIMSIFKEALKLTLKDFNLYNFSKFKYNLFEIRILIMIAVALKRDNNYEKSNEILKFALKSLDFSEESLLNEKKLIIKCFSNISYNYHNMNNYMKSLEYAIKGIVYAINQDIIYALNHLYYRKGIAEYLLDKDESIYKDSLNKAIHILEIKGYYELAKKYKEITKDRYNIYLDR, from the coding sequence ATGTTTGAAACTTATGATTTGAAAAATTTTGGTGCAAGAATAAGAAAAATAAGAAAGTCATTAGGTTATAGTCAAACACAAGTTTCTACAGAAACGGGTGTTCATAGAGATACTTTGAGAAGAATAGAAAATGGGAATAATATTGTGACCTTTGATACATTAAATAAATTATCCATGTTCTTCAAAAAAGACTTATTTCACGAGATAGCTCATTATAATACTAACAGAAACTTACTAAATTATTATGAAAAGATAGATGATATTATAAGTTCATATGATTACGATAAACTTATTAATATATCTAATGATTTTGAAGTTAATTTTAAAGATAAATCACCTTCTGATTTTAGCTTATATGAAGGTGGGGTTATTGAGCAATTCAGATTAATTGTTAAAGGAATTGAAAAATTAATTAAAAAAGATCAGGATAATAAAAAAATAATGAGTATCTTTAAAGAAGCATTAAAACTTACTCTAAAAGATTTTAATTTATATAATTTCTCTAAGTTTAAATATAATCTATTTGAAATTCGTATATTAATTATGATAGCAGTGGCTCTTAAAAGAGATAATAATTATGAAAAAAGTAATGAAATTTTAAAGTTTGCACTTAAATCTTTAGATTTTAGTGAAGAATCACTTCTAAATGAAAAAAAGCTTATAATTAAATGTTTTTCTAATATTTCATATAATTATCATAATATGAATAATTATATGAAATCTCTAGAGTATGCTATTAAAGGCATAGTCTATGCTATTAACCAAGATATTATATATGCTTTAAACCATCTATATTATAGAAAAGGTATTGCAGAATATTTACTTGATAAAGATGAAAGTATTTATAAAGATTCTCTTAATAAAGCCATACATATATTAGAAATAAAAGGATATTATGAATTAGCTAAAAAGTATAAAGAGATTACTAAAGATAGATATAACATATATTTAGATAGGTAA
- a CDS encoding GNAT family N-acetyltransferase, protein MIYGRKIILKPLFEENISKVIEVLKGESSKYLSEKFGANMDEDKLYNYFYNNLTSVKSNNIYFLVLTKSYKTLGYASIENINWVNGNAEYSILISENRLGLGYGSLVGQMIINFCFQELNLIKVYSKICLDNNRLISQLRNKEEYQTINNVVINDKKYSYYYNEVIRPKIL, encoded by the coding sequence ATGATCTATGGAAGAAAAATAATATTAAAACCGCTCTTTGAAGAAAATATATCTAAGGTTATAGAAGTTTTAAAAGGAGAATCTTCAAAATATTTATCGGAGAAATTTGGTGCAAATATGGATGAAGATAAACTTTATAATTATTTTTATAACAATTTAACTTCGGTAAAAAGTAATAATATTTATTTTTTAGTTTTAACTAAAAGTTATAAAACATTAGGTTATGCTTCTATTGAAAATATAAATTGGGTAAATGGGAATGCAGAATATAGTATACTAATATCAGAAAATAGGTTAGGCTTAGGTTATGGATCTTTAGTAGGTCAAATGATTATTAATTTTTGTTTCCAAGAGTTAAATTTAATAAAAGTGTATTCTAAAATATGTTTAGATAATAACAGACTTATAAGTCAACTAAGAAATAAAGAAGAATATCAAACAATTAATAATGTAGTAATTAATGACAAAAAATATTCATATTATTATAATGAAGTTATTAGGCCTAAAATCTTATAA
- a CDS encoding ABC transporter ATP-binding protein, with amino-acid sequence MIEENIKIKHREKKFFLNELFKVKILWMIFIFISILESISFLGIPYLIKLTIDSLIKNTMPLELIKIVMLMILLNCLQFILKVIREYIHVKLLLKVEKNIKNELFNKTLKLPISFFKKYNEGDIFTIINNDVGVVQDFIATILPMSIYNLLMIFGITTLLFYLSVRLTLLVVSIYIFVLILNRLYSEKIKVFHQNQQIMRSKYNTFFYDSISKVKTIQLFNYKKYIKEIFLENITKLQEKIIKSNMATITSGAIVGWLIFTGTIMIFGYGGYLYLNDLITIGGIVAFSSYYARLNEPISFIKNIHFSLQRSKVSYKRISKILYQHSVETNNNFSIDQFESLEFKDVNFIYKDNICLFKNLNFTIDKNENVAIVGKNGDGKSTIIDIISGFYTVSKGQVLINGYNIFDMNIDLWRDKIGIVPQKSIFFKNTIIENIRLNNENYKIEDVIKVCKTVGMHEYINSLPNKYYTNLIDNANNLSGGQRQRLSIARVLLRNPEVIIFDEMSTGLDALASSQLTNIISNVSSNRTCIYITHDLREIKKFDKIIVLNNGLIESFGNHSSLVNVSETYQTLYNHSMQKEGV; translated from the coding sequence ATGATTGAAGAAAATATAAAAATTAAACATAGAGAAAAAAAGTTTTTCTTAAATGAATTATTTAAAGTAAAAATTTTATGGATGATTTTCATATTTATATCTATATTAGAGTCTATATCATTTTTAGGAATACCATATTTAATTAAATTAACTATTGATAGTCTAATAAAAAATACAATGCCATTAGAACTTATAAAAATAGTTATGCTGATGATTCTATTAAACTGTTTACAGTTTATTCTTAAAGTTATTAGAGAATATATACATGTAAAACTATTACTAAAAGTTGAAAAAAATATTAAAAATGAATTATTTAATAAAACATTAAAGTTACCAATTAGCTTCTTTAAAAAGTATAATGAAGGAGATATATTTACAATAATTAATAATGATGTGGGGGTAGTACAAGACTTTATTGCCACCATATTGCCAATGTCGATATATAACCTTTTAATGATTTTTGGAATAACAACTTTATTGTTTTATCTTAGCGTAAGACTTACTTTGCTAGTAGTATCAATATATATTTTTGTCTTAATATTAAATCGCTTATATTCAGAGAAAATAAAAGTATTTCATCAAAATCAACAAATTATGAGATCCAAGTATAACACTTTTTTTTATGATAGTATCTCTAAAGTCAAGACTATACAGTTATTTAATTATAAGAAATACATTAAAGAAATTTTTTTGGAAAACATAACTAAATTACAAGAAAAAATAATTAAATCTAATATGGCTACTATAACATCTGGAGCAATAGTAGGATGGCTAATATTTACTGGAACTATTATGATATTTGGATATGGTGGATACTTATATTTAAATGATCTTATAACTATAGGGGGGATTGTAGCTTTTTCTAGTTATTATGCTAGATTAAATGAGCCTATATCTTTTATAAAAAATATTCATTTTTCACTTCAAAGATCAAAAGTATCTTATAAAAGAATAAGTAAAATATTATATCAACATAGTGTGGAAACAAACAATAATTTCTCAATAGATCAATTTGAGAGTTTAGAATTTAAGGATGTAAATTTCATATATAAAGATAATATATGCTTATTTAAGAATTTAAATTTTACTATCGATAAGAATGAAAATGTAGCTATAGTAGGTAAAAATGGAGATGGTAAATCTACTATAATTGATATAATTTCAGGTTTTTACACTGTAAGTAAAGGACAAGTATTAATTAATGGATATAATATTTTTGATATGAATATAGATTTGTGGAGAGATAAAATAGGAATAGTACCTCAAAAATCTATATTCTTTAAAAATACTATAATAGAAAATATTAGATTAAATAACGAGAACTATAAAATAGAAGATGTAATAAAAGTATGTAAAACTGTAGGTATGCATGAATATATAAATAGTTTGCCCAATAAATACTATACTAATCTTATAGATAATGCTAATAATTTATCAGGAGGTCAGAGACAGAGATTGTCTATAGCAAGAGTCCTTTTGAGGAATCCTGAAGTTATAATATTTGATGAGATGTCAACAGGGTTAGATGCACTTGCAAGCTCACAATTGACTAATATTATAAGTAATGTAAGTAGTAATAGGACATGTATATATATTACACACGATTTAAGAGAAATAAAAAAATTTGATAAGATAATCGTTTTAAATAATGGATTAATTGAATCATTTGGAAATCACAGTTCGTTAGTTAATGTATCTGAAACATATCAGACGCTTTATAATCATTCCATGCAGAAAGAAGGTGTTTAA